GCGCCGCGGGTGGCCGGTGCGAAACCGGAGGCGCGTCTGGCCGGCCCGGTGCTGATCCCGCTCGCGGACGCCGGCGCGACCCGCGAGGTCGGGTTGGTGTGGTCGGCCGCGACACCGGCCTCCGGCGCGGCGCGACGGTTTCGTGATTTCACCGAGGATTGGGCGCAGCGGCGACGGGGAATCCCGTGATCACCTGGTCCTTCCGTTAGCGGCTTATTCACTGGGCGGTGTCGGTGGGGCGCGTTAAACTTTCCTCAACACAGCAGCACGTCGAGACCGGAAAGCAGGCTATAGCCACTTTTGAGAACACAAGGCGAGATCGGCGACCCGACAACCTCCGCAGCCGGAATCGGTGCCGAAGACAGCGGCTCGGGGCCCGCAGCACGTACCGTGCGTTCCAGTATCGAACTCGCTCCCGAATCCGTGTTCCCGTTCCTCGGTTCGGCCGACCAGAATCTGCGTGAACTCGAAGAGTTGCTCGACGCGGACATCCATGTCCGTGGCAATTCCGTCACCCTGACCGGCAAAGCGGCCGATGTCGCGCTCGCCGAGCGAGTGATCGAACAGCTCGTCGCGCTCACCGGCCGGAACCGAGTGGTGACCCCGGAGGCGGTGCGGCACACCGTTTCGATGCTCACGGAAGGCTCTTCGGACTCCCCGGCCGAGGTGCTCAGCCTGGACATCCTGTCCCGGCGCGGCAAGACCGTCCGGCCGAAGACCCTGAACCAGAAGCGCTACGTCGACGCGATCGACGCCAACACCATCGTGTTCGGCATCGGTCCGGCCGGTACCGGTAAGACGTATCTGGCGATGGCCAAGGCCGTGCAGGCGCTGCAGACCAAGCAGGTCACCCGGATCATCCTCACCCGCCCCGCGGTGGAAGCGGGGGAGCGGCTCGGCTTCCTGCCGGGCACGCTCAACGAGAAGATCGATCCGTACCTGCGCCCGCTCTACGACGCGCTGCACGACATGATGGATCCCGAGGCCATTCCGAAGCTGATGGCGGCCGGGGTGATCGAGGTCGCGCCGCTGGCGTACATGCGTGGTCGCACGCTGAACGACTCGTTCATCGTGCTCGACGAGGCGCAGAACACCACGGCCGAACAGATGAAGATGTTCCTCACCCGGCTCGGGTTCGGCTCGAAGATCGTGGTGACCGGTGACGTCAGCCAGGTCGATCTGCCCACCGGTGCCCGCTCCGGGCTCCGGGCGGCCAGCGAGATCCTGACCGATATCGAGGACATCCACTTCGCGCAACTCACCAGCAGCGACGTGGTCCGGCACCGGCTGGTCGCGGACATCGTCGACGCTTACGACCGGGCCGAGGCGGAGGCCAGGCCGCAGGTCGGCCCGCACTACCCGGGCAACCGGGCACAGCGCAGAGCGGCGAGTCGAGGCGATCGGCGCTGATATGCGCCGCATGTCGGTCGTTCGGTCGACACCCAACGGCATCGGGTGTCGACCTGCGGCATTAGGCTGACCGGGTGAGCATCGAGATCGCCAACGAGTCGGGTATCGACGTACCCGAAGAAGATCTGGTCAGTGTCGCGCGCTTCGTGATCACCCGGATGGACGTGCACCCGGCCGCGGAACTGTCCATGGTGCTCGTCGATCTCGACACCATGGCCGACCTGCACATGCGCTGGATGGACCTGCCCGGGCCCACCGACGTGATGTCCTTCCCGATGGACGAGCTCGAGCCGGGCGGGCGCCCGGACAGCCCCGAGCCCGGTCCGTCCATGCTCGGCGACATCGTGCTGTGCCCCGAGTTCGCGGCGGGCCAGGCCCGCAAGGCCGGGCACTCGCTGGACCACGAACTCGCGTTGCTCACGGTGCACGGCGTGCTTCACCTGCTCGGCTACGACCACGCCGAGCCGGAGGAGGAGAAGGAAATGTTCGCGCTGCAGGCCCGGCTGCTCGAGGAGTGGTACGAGAGCCTGCGCGAAGCGCAGCGGCGCGCCGAACTCGCCGCCCGGGACGCCAGGTTGCTGGGGAAGGCGGGCTTCACCACACCGGGTGACGCACTGGGACCCGCGTGAATTCGCTGACCCTGATCCTGCTCGCCGTCCTGCTCGTCCCAGTGGGCGGGGTGTTCGCGGGCGTCGATTCGGCGCTGAACACCATCTCACCGGCGCGGGTCGACGATATGGTGCGGGCCGATCGGCCCGGCGCGGTGCGGCTCAGCCGTATCGTCGCCGACCGCGCCCGCTACGTGAATCTCATGGTGCTGCTGCGCATTCTGTGCGAAATCGGCGCCACCGTGCTGCTCGCCGCCGGCTTGCTCGCCGTCTGGGCCGACGACTGGGCGCTGCTGGTCACCGCGATCGTCATGGTGCTGGTGTCGTATGTGGTGATCGGGGTGGGGCCGCGTACCCTCGGCCGCCAGCACGCCTACTCGATCGCGTTGGCGTCGGCGCTGCCGCTGCAGTTCATCGGCGCGCTGCTCGGCCCGCTCAGCCGGCTGCTCATCCTGCTCGGTAACGCGATCACCCCCGGTAAGGGATTTCGCAACGGCCCCTTCGCGTCCGAGATCGAACTGCGCGAAGTGGTCGAGATGGCCAGCGAGCGCGGCGTGGTGGCCGACGACGAACGCCGGATGATCCAGTCCGTCTTCGAACTCGGCGACACCGCGGCCCGCGCGGTGATGGTGCCGCGCACCGAGATGGTGTGGATCGAGGCGGACAAGACTGCGGCGCAGGCGATGTCGCTCGCGGTGCGCTCGGGACACTCCCGGATTCCGGTGATCGGCGAGAACGTCGACGACATTCTCGGCGTCGTCTACCTGAAAGACCTTGTGCCGTACGCGGAACGGGGCCGCAAGGTGCTGGTGCGCGAGGTGATGCGGCCCGCGGTGTTCATGCCGGACTCCAAGCCGCTGGACAGCCTGCTCGACGAAATGCAGCGCAGGCGTAACCATATGGCGCTGCTGGTCGACGAATACGGTGGCATCGCCGGCCTGGTGACCATCGAGGACGTGCTCGAGGAGATCGTCGGCGAGATCGCCGACGAATACGACACCGACGAGACGCCGCCCATCGAAGACCTGGGGGACGGCCGCTATCGCGTGTCCGCGCGGCTGCCGGTCGAGGACCTCGGCGAGCTGTACGGGCTCGATATCGAAGACGAGGACGTCGACACCGTCGGCGGCCTGCTGGCGCACGAGCTCGGCCGCGTGCCGTTGCCCGGCTCCAAGGTCGAGGTGCACGGGTTGGTGCTGCGCGGCGAGGGTGGCGCCGATACGCGCGGGCGGGTGCGGGTGCACACCGTGGTGGTGCGCAAGGCGACGGACAAATCGCAGAACGCGGACGGCGACGAGAAGTCGAACGGCAAACGCAAGGGCAACGGATCGGATCGGGACAACCCGGCCGGTCGACATGAGGACGGAGACTCCGAATGACCGAACTGGATCCCGAGGACAACAAGCTGCTCGTGCTGGCGCGCGGTGCGATGGGGCGCACCGGCGGCGCCAGCGGCGCGGCGATCCGGGACACCGACGGCCGCACCTACGCGGCGGGCGAGGTGGGCCTGACCGCGTTGCGCCTGACCGCGCTCCAGGCGGCGGTGGCGGCCGCGATCTCCAGCGGCGCAGAGGGTTTCGAGGCGGCCGTGGTGGTCAGCGGACGACTGTCCGACTACGGCGTCACCGCGGTGCGTGAGGTGTCGCCGGACGCCAAGATCATCTTCACCGACCGGGACGGCGCTGTCTTCGAGATCGTCGACGACGCGGAACTCGCGGTCGACGCCCAGCCCGCCGGCGAGGTGCGCGGTGGCTGACGCCAAGGGCGCGGGCGAATTCCGTTCCGGGTTCGTCTGTTTCGTCGGCAGGCCGAACACCGGCAAGTCGACCCTGACCAATGCGCTGGTCGGGCAGAAGATCGCGATCACCTCGTCGCGGCCGCAGACCACCCGGCACACCATTCGCGGCATCGTGCACCGCGAGCACGCACAACTGATCCTGGTCGACACGCCGGGCTTGCACCGGCCCCGCACCCTGCTCGGTCAGCGGTTGAACGACCTTGTGCGCGATACGTATTCGGAAGTCGACCTGATCGCGCTCTGCGTGCCCGCGGACGAGAAGATCGGCCCGGGCGACCGCTGGATCGTGCAGCAGATCAAGCAGATGGCGCCGAAGACGACGGTGCTCGGGGTCGTCACCAAGATCGACAAGGTGGGCCGGGACCAGATCGCCGAGCAACTGCTCGCGCTCTCGCAACTGCTCGGCCCGGACGCCGATGTGGTGCCCGTGTCGGCGGTGAAGAACGAGCAGGTAGAGGTGCTCGTCGACGTCATCGCCGCGAAAATGCCGGAGGGACCGGCGTTCTACCCCGACGGTGAGCTCACCGACGAGCCGGAGGAAACCCTCATGGCCGAGCTCATCCGCGAGGCGGCGCTCGAAGGAGTCCGCGACGAGCTGCCGCACTCGCTCGCCGTGGTGATCGAGGAGATCCTGCCGTACGAGGAGCGCGAGGACATGCTCGACGTGCACGCGATCCTCTATGTCGAACGCCCCAGCCAGAAGTCGATCATCATCGGCAAGGGCGGGGCTCGGCTCAAGGAGGTCGGCACCAACGCGCGCAAGCAGATCGAGCACATCCTCGGCACCCGGATCTATCTCAACCTGCATGTGAAGGTCGCCAAGGATTGGCAGCGCGACCCGAAACAGCTGGGCCGCTTGGGGTTCTAGGTTCGATCAGCCGTTGGCGATCGCCTGCAACTGGGACAGATCGCCGTTGAAGCGGTTCTTGTCCAGCGGGGTCGAGGTGTACTGCCAGAAGCTGTACACCCGCCAATTGAACGGCAGCGCGCCCACGGTCGAGTTGTAGCGGGCCACCCACAGGGGGCTGTTCGCGCTGTAATCGCCTGCGGTGCCGACGCAGAGGTTCCACCAACTGGTGGAGGTGTAGATCACCGGCCACCGTCCGGTGGTGCCGTGATAGCGATTGCTGAAATCGTGGATCCAGGACGCCATCGCGCTCTGCGACTTGCTGTAGCACTGGTTGTTCTTGTCGTACGGGTTGTATTCGAGGTCGAGCGCGCCCGGCAGCGTCTTGCCGTCACGCGACCAGCCGCCGCCGTGCGCGATGAAGTAGTCCGCTTGGCTGGCTCCGCTGGAGCTGCTCGGGATGGCGAAATGGTAGGCGCCGCGGATCAAACCCTGCTTGTAGGATCCGTTGTACTGGGAGGCGAAGTACGGGTTGGTGACGTTGGTGCTTTCGCTCGCCTTGATATAGGCGAAGCGAATCCCGTTGTCCCAATGGCTCTTCCAGTCGACGTCGCCTTGGTAACGGGACACGTCGATACCCTCCACCGACCCCGCCGACAACGACCGCTCCTGGCTGGGATCCCCGGCGCCGGCCCCTTCGTGCACCACGATCTGCGAGCCCAGCGTGTGGTCGTCGCCCTGTTCGGTCGGCGCCGGGTCCGCGGTGGCGGGGGCGAGCACGAGCAGGGTGGCCAGGCCCGCGAACAAGGCGGCCGACAGTGTGCGTCTTCTGTTGAGATTCACCGATATCCCCTCTGTAGTTCACCGATTCGACATGGAGGTGGCGCGGCCTCGCCCGAATATGTTTGCGGTAGGCCGCAATCGCGGAGGCGGTCGTGACGCTAAGCCGGGCCGATAGAGGGCCACTGGAACGAATCTGGGGCGGCGTGGATTTTCGCCGAATTGCCCGTAATCGGTGAATTGTCGTGCGCTGGGCGCGGTTTGGAATTCGGTTCGGTGTCGTGGTGTGAAAGGTATTTAAGGTGCGGTTAACACGCCATTGGTCGAATCGGTCGGCTCCGGCAATGCGCGCGGTGTCAGGTACTCGGCATGAGGATCCGTGATGTGGCTCTCGTCTGTCTGACCTTTCCCGCCGCGCTGCTCCTGACCTCCGGCTACGCGGCCGCGACCCCGACTCCCGAATACCCGCTCGACCCCGCCGCCGAAGCGGCTTCCAAGGTGTACCCGGGCGAACCTGTCCCGCAGTCGCGTTCGATGGCATCGGCGTTCGTCGGAGTGCCCAGCGACTATGTGTACAACACGAAACTCAAACCTGTCGCCCGGCACGACTACTGCACCTCCGCCCCCGATAGCTACTTCGCCGCCGACTTCCGCGGCCCCTGCGCCCGCCACGACATGTGCTACGACCGCGCCGACGCCGCGGGCACCAACTACACCGCCTGCAACTCCGCCCTCCGCACCGACATGATCACCAACTGCATCTACGCCTACGGCACCTCCGGCACCGCCTTACAAACCTGCAAAGCCACCGCCGAAATCTACTGGGCCGCAGTAACCGTCACCCACCTGGATTGAGCGCGGCGCTCGACTACATCGCCCAGCCGGCGGCCTGCCACTGCAACACCGCGGCGGCTTCCGCTTTATCCGCGGCGACGGCGAGCGGCACCGAATCGGAGACCCGTGCACTGCGTGCGGCACGCAAGGCGTGCACCGCCGCGTCCTTCACGGCCATATCGGCTGCAGAGAGGTTCTGGTCGTCATGTGGTCCGGGTATGCCGTAGCCCGCGCGTATCAAGCAGAAGCCGCGATTGTTCTCCTGCGCCGCACAATCTGTGTCGAGGTACTTGTCGCAGACGCCGCCGCCCTTGGCGGCGAAGAAGCCACACGCATCCAACGCGGCGGCTTCCGCGGCGTCCTCGGGTGCGAGTCCGGAGAACATGGCTGCGCGAGTTGCTTCATCGACCCCCATCGCGCTCTTCATTTCGAACGGTGTGGCGAGGCTGAGCCGTGCTTCGCTGGCGAGCGGTAACGGAATGGCTTTGTAGCGGGCGAGCGCACTCATGTCGCGCTTGCCTGCGCATGTGGCGCCGTGGCCCTGCTCGGCCGCTTCCTCGGCGGCGGTGCAGAGTCCGAGCGCGTGCAGCTGCTGGTCGGTGATTTTCGCGCCGGGCGAGTCGTCGTCGCTTTCCATATCGTCGTCGCCGGCCAGCGCGATATTCGGCTGGCTGCCGGCGCCGGTCTGCCCGTCATCCGGCGCCATAGCGAGCAGGCCCACACACGCCATGACGGCCAGCGGTAGGACGCTCACCCGGGCCGAGAATATCGCTTTCATATACCGCTCCTCCTGATCCAACGATTGTTTGCAGGACGGACGGGCATCTCGATGCCCGGAGAAAAACGGTGTGGTGGCCGAACTCGGTAGCAGACGCTCCACGATATCGGCAGTCGAGTATGAGACCGGTGCGACACGCCTCGGAATCTCGGCGCCGGCCGCGCTACCTCAGGCTCAGGCGGCTGTCCACCACGGTTCAGGTCGCGCACGCTCCCAGTGCAGCTCCGATTCCAGTTGTGCGGCAACGGAGATCAGGAGGGGCTCGGTATCGGCG
This genomic stretch from Nocardia brasiliensis ATCC 700358 harbors:
- a CDS encoding cytidine deaminase gives rise to the protein MTELDPEDNKLLVLARGAMGRTGGASGAAIRDTDGRTYAAGEVGLTALRLTALQAAVAAAISSGAEGFEAAVVVSGRLSDYGVTAVREVSPDAKIIFTDRDGAVFEIVDDAELAVDAQPAGEVRGG
- the era gene encoding GTPase Era encodes the protein MADAKGAGEFRSGFVCFVGRPNTGKSTLTNALVGQKIAITSSRPQTTRHTIRGIVHREHAQLILVDTPGLHRPRTLLGQRLNDLVRDTYSEVDLIALCVPADEKIGPGDRWIVQQIKQMAPKTTVLGVVTKIDKVGRDQIAEQLLALSQLLGPDADVVPVSAVKNEQVEVLVDVIAAKMPEGPAFYPDGELTDEPEETLMAELIREAALEGVRDELPHSLAVVIEEILPYEEREDMLDVHAILYVERPSQKSIIIGKGGARLKEVGTNARKQIEHILGTRIYLNLHVKVAKDWQRDPKQLGRLGF
- a CDS encoding hemolysin family protein codes for the protein MNSLTLILLAVLLVPVGGVFAGVDSALNTISPARVDDMVRADRPGAVRLSRIVADRARYVNLMVLLRILCEIGATVLLAAGLLAVWADDWALLVTAIVMVLVSYVVIGVGPRTLGRQHAYSIALASALPLQFIGALLGPLSRLLILLGNAITPGKGFRNGPFASEIELREVVEMASERGVVADDERRMIQSVFELGDTAARAVMVPRTEMVWIEADKTAAQAMSLAVRSGHSRIPVIGENVDDILGVVYLKDLVPYAERGRKVLVREVMRPAVFMPDSKPLDSLLDEMQRRRNHMALLVDEYGGIAGLVTIEDVLEEIVGEIADEYDTDETPPIEDLGDGRYRVSARLPVEDLGELYGLDIEDEDVDTVGGLLAHELGRVPLPGSKVEVHGLVLRGEGGADTRGRVRVHTVVVRKATDKSQNADGDEKSNGKRKGNGSDRDNPAGRHEDGDSE
- a CDS encoding lysozyme, whose amino-acid sequence is MNLNRRRTLSAALFAGLATLLVLAPATADPAPTEQGDDHTLGSQIVVHEGAGAGDPSQERSLSAGSVEGIDVSRYQGDVDWKSHWDNGIRFAYIKASESTNVTNPYFASQYNGSYKQGLIRGAYHFAIPSSSSGASQADYFIAHGGGWSRDGKTLPGALDLEYNPYDKNNQCYSKSQSAMASWIHDFSNRYHGTTGRWPVIYTSTSWWNLCVGTAGDYSANSPLWVARYNSTVGALPFNWRVYSFWQYTSTPLDKNRFNGDLSQLQAIANG
- a CDS encoding phospholipase A2; the encoded protein is MRIRDVALVCLTFPAALLLTSGYAAATPTPEYPLDPAAEAASKVYPGEPVPQSRSMASAFVGVPSDYVYNTKLKPVARHDYCTSAPDSYFAADFRGPCARHDMCYDRADAAGTNYTACNSALRTDMITNCIYAYGTSGTALQTCKATAEIYWAAVTVTHLD
- a CDS encoding PhoH family protein gives rise to the protein MGAEDSGSGPAARTVRSSIELAPESVFPFLGSADQNLRELEELLDADIHVRGNSVTLTGKAADVALAERVIEQLVALTGRNRVVTPEAVRHTVSMLTEGSSDSPAEVLSLDILSRRGKTVRPKTLNQKRYVDAIDANTIVFGIGPAGTGKTYLAMAKAVQALQTKQVTRIILTRPAVEAGERLGFLPGTLNEKIDPYLRPLYDALHDMMDPEAIPKLMAAGVIEVAPLAYMRGRTLNDSFIVLDEAQNTTAEQMKMFLTRLGFGSKIVVTGDVSQVDLPTGARSGLRAASEILTDIEDIHFAQLTSSDVVRHRLVADIVDAYDRAEAEARPQVGPHYPGNRAQRRAASRGDRR
- the ybeY gene encoding rRNA maturation RNase YbeY; the protein is MSIEIANESGIDVPEEDLVSVARFVITRMDVHPAAELSMVLVDLDTMADLHMRWMDLPGPTDVMSFPMDELEPGGRPDSPEPGPSMLGDIVLCPEFAAGQARKAGHSLDHELALLTVHGVLHLLGYDHAEPEEEKEMFALQARLLEEWYESLREAQRRAELAARDARLLGKAGFTTPGDALGPA